The nucleotide window CACCCGTAAAATAAACGAAATCGAAAAACTCAATCTTGTTTCCGGCACTCTGGATGTCACCCTTTATCGTGATGATTACAGGATGGCTCTCAAGCAGCCTGAGGTCAAGGTAACCGATATTCCCTTTAATATAAACGGGATGGATCTGGTGCTTGTCGATGATGTTCTCTACACAGGGAGAACTGTCAGGGCTGCTCTCGATGCGCTGGTTGATTTCGGGAGACCTCAGACAATTCAGCTCGCGGTTCTGGTTGACAGGGGACACAGAGAACTGCCGATAATGGCAGATTATATAGGAAAGAAAATCAATACCCTTCCCAGGCAGGAAGTTGCCCTTAAAGTGAAGGAGATTGATCAGGAGGATTCATTGTGGCTAATGGAACTGGAGGAAGGTGACTGACCGATGGGGTTACATATCCAGCATCTGCTAGGGCTTGAGGGTGTTTCTGAGGAAGATATCACACTGATTTTAGACACTGCCGACAGTTTCTATGAAGTTCTTCAGAGAGAAATAAAAGTAGTCCCGACCCTCCGGGGAAAAACAATTGTCAATCTATTCTACGAAAACAGCACCCGCACCCGAATTTCTTTCGAACTGGCCGAAAAAAGACTCTCCGCAAGCCCCCTCAATTTTTCTGCATCAACAAGTTCCGTAAACAAAGGCGAAACACTGCGCGATACTATCCGCAACATTGAAGCGATGAAAATCGACATGGTCGTCGTGCGTCACTGCGCTGCAGGTGTGCCGCATTTTTTGACCCAGTGTACTAATGCGGTGATTGTGAATGCAGGTGACGGGCTTCATGAGCACCCCACCCAGGCACTTCTTGACATGATGACTATAAGACAAAAACTGGGGAGATTGAGGGGACTCAA belongs to Fibrobacter sp. and includes:
- the pyrR gene encoding bifunctional pyr operon transcriptional regulator/uracil phosphoribosyltransferase PyrR — translated: MKKVELLMDSHALDLALTRITHQILERNRDFSRFGVVGMQTRGVYLAQRITRKINEIEKLNLVSGTLDVTLYRDDYRMALKQPEVKVTDIPFNINGMDLVLVDDVLYTGRTVRAALDALVDFGRPQTIQLAVLVDRGHRELPIMADYIGKKINTLPRQEVALKVKEIDQEDSLWLMELEEGD
- a CDS encoding aspartate carbamoyltransferase catalytic subunit, whose amino-acid sequence is MGLHIQHLLGLEGVSEEDITLILDTADSFYEVLQREIKVVPTLRGKTIVNLFYENSTRTRISFELAEKRLSASPLNFSASTSSVNKGETLRDTIRNIEAMKIDMVVVRHCAAGVPHFLTQCTNAVIVNAGDGLHEHPTQALLDMMTIRQKLGRLRGLKVAIIGDIFHSRVARSNAWGMSTMGIDVVLCGPPTLLPQHRESLGVPVTDNLDEALEGADVVMLLRLQLERQSSGAFPSIREYRDRYGLDLDKLSSLPENVLIMHPGPINRGVELASDVADGPNSVILEQVTNGVAVRMAVLYLLGGGENA